Proteins encoded within one genomic window of Nomia melanderi isolate GNS246 chromosome 8, iyNomMela1, whole genome shotgun sequence:
- the Chmp1 gene encoding charged multivesicular body protein 1, whose translation MSVSQMEKNLFNLKFAVKELERNSKKCEKEEKVEKAKIKKAIQKGNMEGARIHAENAIRQHNQALNYLRMSARVDAVASRVQTALTTRKVTQSMAGVVKAMDAAMKSMNLEKISGLMDKFESQFEDLDVQSSYMENAMSQTTTTSVPQNDVESLLQQVADEAGLELNMELPSGNLGSIGTSTVSQEQDELTQRLARLRE comes from the exons ATGTCCGTCTCTCAGATGGAAA AAAACCTATTTAATCTTAAATTTGCTGTAAAAGAGTTAGAAAGGAATTCAAAGAAATgtgagaaagaagaaaaagtggaaaaggctaaaataaaaaaagccATTCAAAAGGGCAATATGGAGGGTGCTCGTATTCATGCAGAAAATGCAATTCGTCAGCACAATCAAGCATTAAATTATTTGCGTATGAGTGCAAGGGTTGACGCAGTGGCTAGTAGAGTGCAAACTGCTCTTACTACACGCAAAGTTACTCAATCAATGGCTGGAGTGGTGAAGGCAATGGATGCTGCAATGAAGTCGATGAACTTGGAAAAAATTTCAG GTTTAATGGACAAATTTGAAAGTCAATTTGAAGATCTGGATGTTCAAAGTTCATACATGGAAAATGCAATGTCCCAAACTACAACTACTAGTGTACCACAGAATGATGTTGAATCATTATTACAGCAAGTTGCAGATGAAGCTGG TTTGGAACTGAATATGGAATTGCCATCCGGAAATTTAGGTAGTATAGGTACCTCTACTGTCAGTCAAGAACAAGACGAACTCACACAGCGATTAGCAAGGCTCCGAGAATAG
- the Ist1 gene encoding increased sodium tolerance 1-like protein isoform X1 — MYSKRSLKTLKTHLRLAIYRMQLLEKKKTELAQKARKEIADYIAAGKVERARICVEHIIREDYMVEAMELLEMYCDLLLARFGLITQMKELDEGLAEAISTIIWAAPRIQTDVREMKVIADMFAVKYGKQYTDACREEAVHTISEKLKQKMSVQSPSKLLVEKYLVEIAKNYNVEFEPDPQVIAQGQEALLIDIGGNGEARNNLDTASGGGFPQPVGFIGFPQPPLLPDPTANFMNSEKAPIGFISPAGPSENKAQNIPHNIPNVSYNIPLDNSNGNKPENDLPPPYSSFPPDLNKQSDQKPKPQPRSKMPMNDFQLPDLPAVPSENDLPPNNSTTAEDIDFDDLMKRFEDLKKRK; from the exons ATGTACTCGAAACGCTCACTTAAGACATTAAAGACGCATTTGCGTCTAGCAATCTATCGAATGCAACTtcttgaaaaaaagaaaactgaacTTGCACAGAAAGCGCGAAAAGAAATTGCTGATTATATTGCAGCAGGAAAAGTTGAACGAGCTAGAATCTGTGTAGAACACATCATTAGGGAAGATTACATGGTTGAGGCTATGGAACTGCTTGAAATGTATTGTGATCTTTTATTAGCACGCTTTGGGCTTATCACGCAAATGAA AGAATTAGATGAAGGCCTAGCAGAAGCTATCTCTACAATAATTTGGGCAGCTCCTAGAATTCAGACTGATGTCCGAGAAATGAAGGTTATTGCTGATATGTTTGCCGTGAAGTATGGCAAACAATATACAGATGCATGTAGAGAAGAAGCTGTGCATACtatttctgaaaaattgaaacagaagATGAGCGTACAATCGCCATCTAAACTTCTTGTTGAGAAGTATCTTGTAGAAATCGCAAAGAATTACAATGTTGAATTTGAGCCAGATCCACAG GTAATAGCACAGGGACAAGAGGCATTGTTGATAGATATTGGAGGTAATGGAGAAGCTAGAAATAATTTAGATACAGCATCTGGAGGTGGTTTTCCACAACCAGTTGGATTTATTGGATTTCCACAACCTCCTTTGTTACCAGATCCTACAGCCAACTTCATG AATTCAGAGAAAGCACCTATCGGATTTATATCTCCTGCAGGTCCTTCAGAAAATAAAGCCCAAAATATTCCTCATAATATTCCTAATGTTTCTTACAATATTCCTTTGGATAACTCCAATGGAAACAAGCCT GAAAATGATCTACCTCCACCTTATAGTTCATTTCCACCTGATTTAAACAAACAG TCTGACCAGAAACCAAAACCACAACCAAGATCGAAAATGCCAATGAATGATTTTCAGCTTCCAGATTTGCCAGCTGTCCCATCAGAGAACGACTTACCTCCAAATAATTCGACTACTGCCGAAGATATTGATTTTGACGATTTAATGAAGCGATTCGAagatttaaagaaaagaaaatag
- the Ist1 gene encoding increased sodium tolerance 1-like protein isoform X2 produces MYSKRSLKTLKTHLRLAIYRMQLLEKKKTELAQKARKEIADYIAAGKVERARICVEHIIREDYMVEAMELLEMYCDLLLARFGLITQMKELDEGLAEAISTIIWAAPRIQTDVREMKVIADMFAVKYGKQYTDACREEAVHTISEKLKQKMSVQSPSKLLVEKYLVEIAKNYNVEFEPDPQVIAQGQEALLIDIGGNGEARNNLDTASGGGFPQPVGFIGFPQPPLLPDPTANFMNSEKAPIGFISPAGPSENKAQNIPHNIPNVSYNIPLDNSNGNKPENDLPPPYSSFPPDLNKQLPDLPAVPSENDLPPNNSTTAEDIDFDDLMKRFEDLKKRK; encoded by the exons ATGTACTCGAAACGCTCACTTAAGACATTAAAGACGCATTTGCGTCTAGCAATCTATCGAATGCAACTtcttgaaaaaaagaaaactgaacTTGCACAGAAAGCGCGAAAAGAAATTGCTGATTATATTGCAGCAGGAAAAGTTGAACGAGCTAGAATCTGTGTAGAACACATCATTAGGGAAGATTACATGGTTGAGGCTATGGAACTGCTTGAAATGTATTGTGATCTTTTATTAGCACGCTTTGGGCTTATCACGCAAATGAA AGAATTAGATGAAGGCCTAGCAGAAGCTATCTCTACAATAATTTGGGCAGCTCCTAGAATTCAGACTGATGTCCGAGAAATGAAGGTTATTGCTGATATGTTTGCCGTGAAGTATGGCAAACAATATACAGATGCATGTAGAGAAGAAGCTGTGCATACtatttctgaaaaattgaaacagaagATGAGCGTACAATCGCCATCTAAACTTCTTGTTGAGAAGTATCTTGTAGAAATCGCAAAGAATTACAATGTTGAATTTGAGCCAGATCCACAG GTAATAGCACAGGGACAAGAGGCATTGTTGATAGATATTGGAGGTAATGGAGAAGCTAGAAATAATTTAGATACAGCATCTGGAGGTGGTTTTCCACAACCAGTTGGATTTATTGGATTTCCACAACCTCCTTTGTTACCAGATCCTACAGCCAACTTCATG AATTCAGAGAAAGCACCTATCGGATTTATATCTCCTGCAGGTCCTTCAGAAAATAAAGCCCAAAATATTCCTCATAATATTCCTAATGTTTCTTACAATATTCCTTTGGATAACTCCAATGGAAACAAGCCT GAAAATGATCTACCTCCACCTTATAGTTCATTTCCACCTGATTTAAACAAACAG CTTCCAGATTTGCCAGCTGTCCCATCAGAGAACGACTTACCTCCAAATAATTCGACTACTGCCGAAGATATTGATTTTGACGATTTAATGAAGCGATTCGAagatttaaagaaaagaaaatag